One window of the Synechococcus sp. CC9311 genome contains the following:
- a CDS encoding YciI family protein has product MPWFIKQETFTDAMTSLSAEERRIHCNDHRRWVEAQRRAGLAMASGFLVDDQHKPGGGGLLVFEAESFEAAKAFIAADPMISRNLVDWTLHEWKPVEGSLQA; this is encoded by the coding sequence ATGCCCTGGTTCATCAAGCAGGAAACATTCACCGATGCGATGACATCGTTATCAGCTGAGGAGCGTCGCATTCATTGCAATGACCACCGCCGTTGGGTTGAAGCTCAGCGGCGCGCAGGGCTTGCCATGGCCAGCGGTTTCCTTGTGGATGATCAACACAAGCCAGGTGGGGGTGGCTTATTGGTCTTCGAGGCCGAAAGCTTCGAGGCAGCCAAAGCGTTCATTGCTGCCGATCCAATGATTTCTAGAAATCTGGTGGATTGGACGCTGCACGAATGGAAGCCGGTGGAGGGAAGTCTTCAGGCTTAG
- the lipA gene encoding lipoyl synthase: MQKPDWLRVKAPQRERIGEVADLLLDLKLNTVCQEASCPNIGECFAGGTATFLIMGPGCTRACPYCDIDFDKSVRALDPTEPQRLGEAVSRLGLKHVVITSVNRDDLEDGGASQFVACIEQVKQHSPLTTIELLIPDFCGNWDALATVMEASPHVLNHNIETVPRLYRQARPQGVYERSLELLKRVRDGWSRAYSKSGLMVGLGESDSEVIEVLRDLREHRVDIVTIGQYLSPGPKHLRVDRFVTPEQFESYRLKGEQELGFLQVVSTPLTRSSYHAGEVQKLMTIHPR, encoded by the coding sequence ATTCAGAAACCTGACTGGTTGCGCGTCAAAGCCCCCCAGCGCGAGCGCATTGGCGAGGTGGCCGACCTGCTGCTGGACCTCAAGTTGAACACCGTTTGCCAGGAGGCAAGCTGCCCGAATATCGGCGAATGCTTTGCCGGAGGGACCGCGACGTTCCTGATCATGGGGCCCGGATGCACCCGCGCCTGTCCCTACTGCGATATCGACTTCGACAAGAGCGTCCGCGCCCTTGATCCAACAGAACCCCAACGGCTCGGGGAGGCGGTATCCCGGCTTGGGCTTAAACACGTCGTGATCACATCAGTGAACCGTGACGACCTAGAGGACGGAGGGGCGTCTCAGTTCGTGGCCTGCATCGAGCAGGTGAAGCAACACTCGCCGCTCACCACGATTGAGCTGCTCATTCCCGATTTCTGTGGCAATTGGGATGCGCTAGCCACGGTGATGGAGGCATCACCCCATGTGCTCAATCACAACATTGAAACGGTGCCGCGGCTGTATCGCCAAGCGCGTCCACAGGGGGTTTACGAACGCTCCCTTGAACTTCTCAAACGGGTTCGCGATGGCTGGTCTCGGGCTTACAGCAAGTCGGGACTGATGGTGGGTCTCGGCGAAAGCGACTCAGAAGTGATCGAGGTGCTTCGCGATCTAAGAGAGCACCGAGTTGACATCGTCACCATTGGCCAATACCTATCTCCAGGCCCCAAACACCTGCGGGTGGACCGGTTCGTCACTCCGGAGCAGTTCGAGAGCTACCGCCTCAAGGGCGAACAAGAACTTGGATTTCTCCAAGTGGTCAGCACTCCGCTTACGCGCAGCAGTTACCACGCAGGGGAAGTGCAGAAACTAATGACCATTCATCCTCGCTGA
- the gltB gene encoding glutamate synthase large subunit codes for MTQLTGSDWPYCDSSAPAAVAGEKDACGVGFLAQLQGERSYWVLQQALRGLGCMEHRGGCGGDGDSGDGAGVLCEIPWDYLRAIWPEAANGNGLGMMFLPKDPSLRAEVQRFCDQEAQSLGLMSIGWREVPIDSAVLGPLARETAPVIQQWLVQRDVDADALESLLLRLRRRVGARVRKEFGAEGAREFYVASLSGRTVVYKGMVRSEVLAQYYADLRDPRFAVSFAVYHRRFSTNTLPRWPLAQPMRLLGHNGEINTLLGNLNWAKASEAGLEDVWGDAAADLIPVVNPDFSDSANLDATLELMVRSGRSITDSLITLVPEAFRNQPDLESRPDVTAMYEFNAGIQEPWDGPALLVFADGKRVGATLDRNGLRPARWCTTADGFVIMGSETGVVDLSGKTVVEKGRLGPGQMVAVDLERGELLTNWAVKEDAAQRFPYGDWLKQHRRSVSAQPWTQDCQISELDLLRLQTAMGFTAEDLDLVIEDMAGLGKEPTYCMGDDIPLAVLSDKPHLLYDYFKQRFAQVTNPPIDPLREKLVMSLEMHLGQRRPAVKPQAAAAALIHLDTPVLNEAELSALSDQGLAVRSLSTQVAVEACAGGLQSAVDALCLKAEDAVRKGAQVLVLSDRVNAEEQPAELMATTVAMPALLAVGAVHHHLLRQKLRLHCSLVSETAQCWSTHHMACLIGYGASAVCPWLTWETTRHWLAHPKTQKRIEQGKLQPLDANKAQANVRLSLENGLRKILSKIGISLLASYHGAQIFEAIGLGADVIQKAFAGTTSRVAGMTLLELANETLSLHAKAFPELNRSKLEFMGFVQYRTGGEYHLNSPEMSKALHSAVKAGPGYDHFSTYKTLLENRPVTALRDLLEFKLAATPLPLDQVESAESLCTRFCTGGMSLGALSREAHEVLAVAMNRIGGKSNSGEGGEDPIRFQILKDVDGDGRSSSFPSIGGLRNGDTACSAIKQIASGRFGVTAEYLRSGKQLEIKVAQGAKPGEGGQLPGPKVDEYIAGLRNSKAGVALISPPPHHDIYSIEDLAQLIHDLHQVHPKAPVSVKLVAEIGIGTIAAGVAKANADVIQISGHDGGTGASPLSSIKHAGSPWELGLTEVHRSLLENGLRDRVLLRADGGLKTGWDVVVAALLGAEEYGFGSVAMIAEGCIMARVCHTNNCPVGVATQKAALRKRFTGVPEHVVNFFWYVAEEVRQLMSVLGVARLEDLIGRSDLLQPRSVELEKTKCVDLSSLLAPVGDANDRSWLKHSSEAHGNGPILEDHLLADADFMDAVENHGSLSRTIEIVNTDRSVGARFAGEIAQRHGNRGFKGQLNLNFRGAAGQSFAAFLVQGMTMRLEGEANDYVGKGMNSGRISLVPDDGVANPGDQVILGNTCLYGATGGELFANGRAGERFGVRNSGARAVVEGAGDHCCEYMTGGVIVVLGGTGRNVGAGMTGGVAFLLDEAGGVKARVNPEIVEVVGITTPQQESLLKSLLEAHVSTTSSEKAKALLADWTNAKSSFKLLVPPSERAAMGLEAREVVAA; via the coding sequence ATGACCCAACTCACCGGTTCCGATTGGCCCTATTGCGACAGCAGTGCACCTGCTGCGGTTGCCGGGGAGAAGGACGCATGTGGTGTTGGTTTTCTGGCACAGCTTCAGGGTGAGCGCAGTTACTGGGTGCTGCAGCAGGCCCTTCGTGGTTTGGGGTGCATGGAGCACAGGGGTGGCTGTGGTGGTGATGGGGACTCCGGAGATGGAGCAGGAGTTTTGTGCGAAATCCCCTGGGACTACTTAAGAGCGATTTGGCCAGAAGCCGCGAATGGCAACGGTCTCGGCATGATGTTTCTGCCCAAAGATCCCAGTCTCCGTGCCGAAGTTCAGCGATTTTGTGATCAAGAGGCACAATCCCTTGGTCTGATGTCTATTGGATGGCGTGAGGTTCCAATCGACTCAGCGGTGCTTGGCCCGCTTGCGCGTGAGACGGCACCCGTCATTCAACAGTGGTTAGTCCAGAGAGATGTTGATGCCGATGCTCTCGAATCCCTGCTGTTGCGCCTGCGACGTCGCGTTGGAGCCAGGGTTCGCAAGGAATTTGGAGCCGAGGGCGCGCGGGAATTTTATGTCGCGTCCCTGAGTGGTCGAACCGTTGTCTACAAGGGAATGGTCCGCTCCGAGGTTCTCGCCCAGTACTACGCCGATTTGCGTGACCCTCGCTTTGCTGTGAGTTTTGCGGTCTATCACCGCCGTTTCAGCACGAATACGCTTCCTCGCTGGCCGTTGGCTCAGCCGATGCGCCTCTTGGGTCACAACGGTGAAATCAATACTTTGTTGGGCAATCTCAACTGGGCTAAGGCATCAGAAGCTGGCCTGGAAGACGTGTGGGGTGACGCTGCAGCCGACTTGATACCGGTTGTGAATCCCGATTTCAGCGACTCGGCCAATCTCGATGCCACGCTCGAGCTGATGGTGCGCAGTGGCCGCTCAATCACCGACAGCTTGATCACTTTGGTTCCGGAAGCATTCCGCAATCAGCCTGATCTTGAAAGCCGTCCTGATGTCACGGCGATGTATGAATTCAATGCCGGGATTCAAGAGCCATGGGATGGCCCAGCGTTGTTGGTGTTTGCCGATGGGAAGCGCGTGGGCGCGACCTTGGATCGCAATGGGCTCAGACCTGCGCGTTGGTGCACAACGGCTGATGGGTTCGTGATCATGGGCTCCGAGACCGGAGTGGTGGATCTCAGCGGAAAGACTGTCGTTGAAAAAGGGCGCTTAGGCCCAGGTCAGATGGTGGCCGTAGATCTTGAGCGCGGAGAGCTGTTGACCAATTGGGCGGTGAAGGAAGATGCGGCCCAACGTTTTCCCTATGGCGATTGGTTGAAGCAGCATCGCCGCTCGGTTTCTGCACAGCCTTGGACGCAGGATTGCCAAATCAGTGAGCTTGATTTGCTGCGCTTGCAGACAGCGATGGGCTTCACAGCAGAAGATCTTGACCTTGTGATCGAGGACATGGCAGGTCTTGGCAAAGAGCCCACCTATTGCATGGGTGATGACATCCCCTTAGCGGTGCTCTCCGACAAGCCCCATCTTCTCTACGACTATTTCAAACAGCGATTTGCGCAAGTCACCAATCCACCGATTGATCCGCTGAGAGAAAAATTGGTGATGAGTTTGGAGATGCACTTGGGGCAGAGGCGGCCTGCTGTGAAGCCTCAGGCCGCGGCCGCAGCATTGATTCACCTCGACACTCCAGTGCTCAATGAGGCGGAGCTCAGTGCTCTGTCAGACCAAGGGCTAGCGGTGCGATCCCTCTCTACCCAGGTTGCTGTTGAAGCCTGTGCCGGTGGGCTGCAGTCGGCCGTCGATGCCCTCTGCTTGAAAGCGGAAGATGCGGTTCGCAAAGGCGCTCAGGTTTTGGTGCTGTCGGACCGGGTGAATGCTGAGGAACAGCCTGCGGAACTGATGGCCACCACTGTGGCGATGCCGGCTCTATTGGCGGTGGGAGCGGTGCATCACCACCTGTTGCGCCAGAAGTTGAGACTCCACTGTTCGCTGGTTTCGGAGACAGCCCAGTGCTGGAGCACCCACCACATGGCTTGTCTGATTGGTTACGGCGCCAGTGCTGTTTGTCCATGGCTCACCTGGGAGACGACGCGCCATTGGCTCGCTCATCCCAAGACCCAGAAGCGGATCGAACAAGGCAAGTTGCAACCTTTGGATGCCAATAAGGCCCAGGCGAATGTGCGCTTATCCCTTGAGAACGGGCTCCGCAAGATCCTCTCCAAAATCGGTATTTCGCTCCTGGCGAGCTATCACGGTGCACAAATTTTTGAGGCCATCGGGCTAGGTGCCGATGTGATTCAAAAGGCTTTCGCGGGGACGACCAGCCGAGTCGCTGGGATGACCCTTCTAGAGCTCGCGAATGAAACGCTCTCATTGCATGCCAAAGCTTTCCCTGAGCTGAATCGGAGCAAGCTTGAGTTCATGGGTTTTGTGCAATACCGCACGGGCGGTGAGTATCACCTCAACAGCCCTGAGATGTCGAAGGCTCTCCACAGTGCAGTCAAAGCTGGTCCTGGTTACGACCATTTCTCCACTTACAAAACCCTGCTGGAAAACAGGCCAGTCACCGCTCTTCGCGATTTGCTGGAGTTCAAGCTGGCGGCGACGCCATTGCCGCTGGATCAGGTGGAGAGTGCCGAAAGCCTGTGCACTCGCTTCTGTACTGGTGGCATGAGTTTGGGAGCGCTCTCAAGAGAAGCCCATGAGGTATTGGCCGTCGCCATGAACCGTATTGGTGGAAAGAGCAATAGCGGAGAGGGTGGTGAGGATCCGATTCGTTTTCAGATTCTTAAGGATGTGGATGGAGACGGGCGATCATCGTCGTTCCCCAGCATCGGTGGGCTGAGAAATGGCGACACTGCCTGCTCAGCGATTAAGCAGATTGCCTCGGGTCGGTTTGGGGTGACAGCGGAGTATTTGCGCAGCGGTAAGCAACTTGAGATCAAGGTGGCTCAGGGGGCTAAGCCTGGTGAAGGCGGTCAACTGCCTGGGCCAAAGGTGGATGAGTACATCGCTGGGCTGCGTAACAGCAAGGCTGGAGTGGCGTTGATTTCGCCGCCGCCCCACCACGACATCTATTCCATTGAAGATCTGGCTCAACTCATCCACGATTTGCACCAGGTGCATCCCAAAGCCCCTGTCAGTGTGAAGTTGGTTGCTGAAATTGGGATCGGGACGATCGCGGCTGGTGTGGCGAAGGCCAATGCCGATGTGATCCAGATTTCTGGTCACGATGGCGGCACGGGTGCCTCACCGCTGAGCTCGATCAAGCACGCTGGCAGTCCCTGGGAGCTGGGCCTGACCGAAGTGCATCGGTCTTTGCTGGAGAACGGATTGCGTGATCGCGTCTTGCTCCGAGCCGATGGCGGTCTCAAGACCGGCTGGGATGTTGTGGTCGCGGCCCTTCTCGGGGCCGAAGAATATGGCTTTGGGTCCGTTGCGATGATTGCTGAGGGCTGCATCATGGCCCGCGTTTGTCACACCAATAACTGCCCAGTCGGTGTGGCTACCCAGAAAGCAGCCCTTCGCAAACGCTTCACCGGTGTGCCCGAACATGTGGTGAATTTCTTCTGGTACGTAGCGGAAGAGGTTCGTCAATTGATGAGTGTTTTGGGAGTCGCTCGTCTGGAAGATTTGATTGGACGCAGCGATCTTCTCCAGCCGCGTTCAGTTGAGCTTGAGAAGACCAAATGTGTCGATCTCTCCAGCTTGTTAGCTCCAGTCGGAGACGCCAACGACCGCTCCTGGCTCAAGCACAGCAGTGAAGCCCATGGAAACGGTCCGATCCTTGAAGATCATCTCCTTGCTGATGCCGATTTCATGGATGCTGTCGAGAACCATGGCTCACTTAGCCGCACGATCGAGATCGTCAACACCGATCGCAGTGTTGGTGCACGGTTCGCGGGAGAAATTGCTCAGCGCCATGGGAATCGTGGCTTTAAAGGTCAGCTGAATCTGAACTTTCGCGGAGCCGCCGGCCAAAGCTTTGCGGCATTCCTTGTGCAGGGCATGACGATGCGCTTGGAGGGAGAAGCCAACGATTACGTCGGCAAAGGAATGAACAGTGGCCGGATCAGTCTTGTCCCGGATGATGGTGTGGCGAATCCCGGCGATCAGGTGATTCTTGGCAACACCTGTCTTTACGGAGCCACTGGAGGTGAGCTTTTTGCAAATGGTCGGGCTGGAGAACGCTTTGGCGTTCGCAACAGCGGAGCCCGTGCCGTGGTGGAGGGAGCAGGAGACCACTGCTGCGAGTACATGACCGGAGGCGTGATTGTGGTACTGGGAGGCACCGGTCGCAATGTGGGTGCCGGTATGACCGGGGGTGTGGCGTTCTTATTGGATGAGGCGGGAGGTGTAAAGGCCCGCGTGAATCCTGAAATCGTCGAGGTGGTCGGCATCACCACCCCACAACAGGAGTCCTTGCTGAAATCACTGCTTGAGGCTCATGTGAGCACCACCTCCAGTGAGAAGGCCAAGGCTTTGCTTGCGGATTGGACGAACGCCAAGTCGTCGTTCAAGTTGTTGGTGCCCCCAAGTGAGCGTGCTGCGATGGGGCTTGAAGCACGTGAGGTCGTGGCCGCCTGA
- the cobJ gene encoding precorrin-3B C(17)-methyltransferase, translating to MTSETPALKDSSPSTSAGRLALGLSSRAWPLLQRLQQSGLTDQLALTPGAAAGIADRDGTCLVNSAALLIQQYWQEGGVLMVIGATGAVTRLIAPLLTDKKRDPAVLVLDAEGQRVIPLLGGHQAGAEQLSREVAAALGGEAVLSGDSAVSGRLATDAFGHAWGWKRGGTSANWTELMKAQARGEATRLIQTMGSKLWQSSSAAQASHLLGLDAEADSAIQTLEISTTMPHAGACTWHPALLWLGIGCERDTSLNLVQRAVRSALEEAGLAEDAVAGISSIDRKGDERALQELAQLHHWPFRLHTATALDGVPVPTPSKVVAAEMGTGSVAEAAALLSAGDKGQLKLHKRITHANDDERGAVTVAIAESMEAHSPQQGELHLIGSGPGDLGLLTPEARSALERCPAWVGYGLYLDLLEPLRRPDQIRLDGQLTMERDRCQQALSLARQGVRVALVSSGDSGIYGMAGLALELWLDLPEDERPRFAVHPGISALQLAAAKAGAPLMHDFCTVSLSDRLTPWEVIERRLEGAAKGDFVVALYNPRSKGRDWQLQRAKEILLTERPASTPVVMARQLGRQEEHVSFCRLDSLPVDSIDMLTVLVIGNSSSRLEGGRMVTPRGYPGAELS from the coding sequence TTGACCTCCGAAACTCCTGCCCTGAAAGACTCCTCTCCTTCGACCTCTGCCGGGCGATTGGCCCTAGGGCTGTCCTCAAGGGCCTGGCCGTTGTTGCAAAGACTTCAGCAATCTGGCCTCACTGATCAACTGGCGCTCACACCTGGAGCAGCCGCCGGTATTGCTGACCGAGACGGAACGTGTTTGGTGAACTCGGCTGCGCTGTTGATCCAGCAGTACTGGCAAGAGGGGGGAGTCCTGATGGTGATCGGAGCTACGGGTGCCGTCACCCGTTTAATTGCTCCACTCTTGACCGACAAAAAAAGAGACCCTGCAGTCCTGGTGCTCGATGCAGAGGGGCAAAGAGTGATCCCATTGCTCGGCGGTCACCAAGCTGGTGCCGAACAATTGAGCCGGGAGGTCGCCGCCGCGCTTGGAGGGGAAGCGGTTCTGAGCGGAGATAGTGCTGTTTCGGGCCGGCTTGCAACCGATGCGTTCGGACATGCTTGGGGATGGAAACGCGGTGGAACAAGCGCCAACTGGACCGAACTGATGAAGGCCCAGGCGCGAGGAGAAGCGACCCGTCTCATCCAAACGATGGGGAGCAAGCTGTGGCAAAGCAGTTCAGCGGCTCAAGCCAGCCATCTTCTAGGCCTTGATGCCGAGGCAGACAGTGCAATCCAAACGCTGGAGATCAGCACAACCATGCCCCATGCGGGGGCCTGCACATGGCACCCAGCACTGCTTTGGCTTGGGATTGGCTGCGAGCGCGACACAAGCTTGAACCTTGTCCAGCGCGCCGTAAGGAGCGCCCTCGAAGAAGCGGGACTGGCAGAGGACGCCGTTGCAGGCATCAGCAGCATCGATCGCAAGGGCGATGAACGGGCACTCCAAGAACTCGCACAGCTTCATCATTGGCCCTTCCGTTTGCACACAGCAACAGCATTAGATGGTGTACCGGTGCCAACCCCATCCAAGGTGGTTGCGGCAGAAATGGGAACCGGATCGGTTGCAGAAGCCGCTGCATTACTGAGTGCCGGAGACAAAGGACAGCTCAAGCTGCACAAGCGGATCACCCACGCAAACGACGATGAACGCGGCGCCGTCACCGTGGCGATTGCCGAGAGCATGGAGGCACATTCACCTCAACAGGGCGAACTCCATCTCATCGGCAGTGGTCCAGGTGATTTAGGCCTTCTCACTCCTGAAGCCCGCAGTGCCCTAGAGCGCTGTCCTGCCTGGGTTGGATATGGGCTCTACCTCGACTTACTGGAACCGCTGCGCCGTCCGGATCAAATCCGGCTGGATGGGCAACTCACCATGGAAAGGGACCGCTGCCAGCAGGCTCTGAGTCTTGCTCGCCAAGGTGTTCGCGTGGCGTTGGTGTCGTCTGGCGACAGCGGGATTTACGGAATGGCAGGACTCGCGCTTGAGCTCTGGTTGGACCTGCCAGAAGACGAGCGACCTCGCTTTGCCGTGCACCCAGGAATCTCTGCACTGCAGCTTGCAGCGGCAAAAGCCGGTGCACCACTCATGCATGACTTCTGCACCGTGAGCTTGAGCGATCGCCTCACCCCATGGGAGGTGATTGAACGACGACTAGAAGGAGCTGCCAAGGGTGATTTCGTCGTTGCGCTCTACAACCCCCGATCTAAAGGACGTGATTGGCAGCTGCAACGTGCCAAGGAAATCCTTCTAACTGAACGCCCTGCCTCCACACCTGTTGTCATGGCAAGGCAATTAGGTCGACAAGAGGAACACGTGTCGTTCTGTCGGCTCGACAGCTTGCCCGTAGACAGCATTGACATGCTGACCGTACTGGTCATCGGCAACAGCAGCAGCAGGCTGGAAGGGGGCCGAATGGTGACTCCGCGCGGCTATCCAGGCGCAGAACTCAGTTGA